The following proteins are co-located in the Candida dubliniensis CD36 chromosome 3, complete sequence genome:
- a CDS encoding type II myosin heavy chain, putative (Similar to S. cerevisiae MYO1;~In S. cerevisiae: required for wild-type cytokinesis and cell separation; localizes to the actomyosin ring), protein MKSSKEQTRSKRPLSEISPNLRRDPSKKRRDSLGFDMASIPSSSIKSFPSRIPPPTASKSAAIASVSSTSSSSFSSSSSSVLSSASIPQGILSIQERLRRKAGVNDNNGQSSSTLVARSQPGVFRSNELQEEYYSLNELYKQQASSYEKLEIDLGKLKEIYKNYYYKIDLINDLINQKQSEFEILEHDIINDVEQEEKLTYSKLHENKIKLDGQFKELEFEMLNQLEDAKQFDYKELLTKIDNLKTEKETVMSEYEKAMDKVDCKLTAEKEQFSKDLEDKLHPLKKNKQLINDQLINKKDELTKLEIEYNELKDQLAQRNDSIDTIRHEIANIEQEMNNYQTTKKELELKVSEAELELHEAIAKDKQEQKEYDNVYSEYSMLHSKIAKHDEHRRILENSIMNIQGKFRVYSVGEGHDTCNKRFSKDTPSSFIIDEFQCLVQSTLKGRNVSIINNYLPGSQIVIDSYKTIQRQQKYIYQCISIKNSAGNTEVCDLLNSNAQVDTLFQHQQMVIDDFDQFKHIVEKIDSTLSQETAIHIISTDTSKLMIVDCSRIDQDQQEKILEKFKSKSSLGFFEKLLTWIYHHCSTLFLYEPKTSQSNSLLKFINSIDSHI, encoded by the coding sequence atgaaatcatCAAAAGAGCAAACAAGATCAAAACGACCACTTTCTGAGATATCTCCTAATTTAAGACGAGATCCATCCAAAAAGCGAAGAGATTCATTAGGTTTTGATATGGCAAGTATTCCCCTGAGTTCTATAAAATCTTTCCCATCAAGAATCCCGCCTCCAACTGCATCAAAGTCAGCTGCTATAGCATCAGTTTCTTccacttcttcttcttctttttcttcttcttcttcgtcaGTTTTGTCTTCAGCATCAATTCCCCAAGGTATTTTATCTATTCAGGAAAGATTAAGACGGAAAGCAGGTgtcaatgataataatggaCAATCATCATCGACTCTTGTTGCCAGGTCCCAACCAGGTGTTTTTAGATCTAATGAACTCCAAGAAGAATATTACtcattaaatgaattatataaacAGCAAGCTAGTCTgtatgaaaaattggagaTTGATTTAGGAAAACTAAAAGAGATTTATAAAAATTACtattataaaattgatttaattaatgatttaatcaACCAAAAGCAAAGTGAGTTTGAGATATTGGAACATGATATTATAAATGATgttgaacaagaagaaaagttgACATATTCGAAATTGCacgaaaacaaaataaaactagATGGGCAGTTTAAAGAATTGGAGTTTGAAatgttaaatcaattggaagatgccaaacaatttgattataaGGAATTATTGaccaaaattgataatttgaaaacagaaaaagagaCAGTAATGTCTGAGTATGAAAAAGCGATGGATAAAGTGGATTGCAAGTTGACAGCCGAAAAGGAACAATTCAGTAAAGATTTGGAAGACAAGCTTCATccattaaagaaaaataaacaattgataaatgatcaattgattaataaaaaagatGAGTTGACTAAGCTTGAAATAGAATACAATGAGCTTAAAGATCAACTTGCCCAAAGAAATGATTCTATAGACACTATTAGACATGAGATTGCTAACATCGAACAAGAGAtgaataattatcaaacaaCTAAGAAAGAGTTGGAATTAAAAGTATCAGAAGCTGAATTGGAATTGCATGAAGCCATAGCAAAAGATAAACAGgaacaaaaagaatatgACAATGTTTATTCTGAATATTCAATGCTACATTCGAAAATCGCTAAGCATGATGAACATCGACGAATATTGGAGAATTCAATTATGAACATACAAGGAAAATTTAGAGTTTATTCCGTTGGTGAAGGCCATGACACATGTAATAAACGTTTTTCTAAAGATACTCCATCTTCATTTATCATTGATGAATTTCAATGTTTAGTGCAATCAACACTAAAAGGTCGCAATGTATCCATCATAAATAATTATCTTCCTGGATCACAAATTGTCATCGATTCGTATAAGACTATTCAAAGACAACAGAAATATATTTACCAGTGTATATCGATTAAAAATAGTGCTGGAAATACTGAAGTCTGCGATTTGTTGAATTCGAATGCCCAAGTAGACACCTTATTCCAGCACCAACAAATGGTCATTGATGATTTCGACCAATTTAAACATATTGTCGAAAAAATCGATTCCACATTATCTCAAGAAACTGCTATTCATATAATTTCAACCGATACGTCAAAATTAATGATCGTTGATTGCTCAAGAATTGATCAAGACCAACAAGAGAAGAttcttgaaaaattcaaatccaaGAGTTCGCTTGGCTTTTTCGAAAAATTGCTAACTTGGATATACCATCATTGTTCTACACTATTTTTATACGAACCAAAAACTTCTCAATCAAATAGTCTACtaaaatttatcaattctaTAGATTCGCATATTTAg
- a CDS encoding histone acetyltransferase complex component, putative (Similar to S. cerevisiae HFI1;~In S. cerevisiae: adaptor protein required for structural integrity of the SAGA complex, a histone acetyltransferase-coactivator complex that is involved in global regulation of gene expression through acetylation and transcription functions) gives MTSQIADGSSTTTINPLKNGSTALKPPHHAHGMSANSHLTNGSPKKVKSYKRLELERLIREFQNKLGKNWEKYHETLSLFLIGKLSRVELISTITPILKGKNLLKYHNKLLLLNFANSLKDNSSDLSNEFAGFWNKKAGKVTKSKNNQFERFKSVIMGLPVKERKRIIDISRDSGKKGKIATDIILTRHAILPKIPMIQDKEQQQLQVNNLVQWQQDVLNGINTPIATENYEIPDYDNLSRMVLMIMREHGLTGGLNSGVMEVILLGLESHLKNIIETAIDVAKYRMNKYTNDNYIPYVKSNGEANNTTGNDDGLPSSKDITLCIEDLHDTLEMYPHLVESSGPKLRLSNVMLENDDMIGDGLDYDLPPINQEYFAKERHTTTSNNASTGATNTSNNTNSTSGATGGATNSTSKHKTDSTAVSEKTDTNQPLQTPASTPSQAPAPAPAQTQTQVSAPAPASTPILRPDAHIGTTDELKWVLHDLVSTM, from the coding sequence atGACATCTCAAATCGCCGATGGTTCTTCTACAACTACAATCAATCCTTTGAAAAATGGATCCACTGCCCTTAAACCACCACACCATGCCCATGGCATGTCAGCGAACTCTCACCTCACGAATGGTTCGCCAAAGAAAGTAAAAAGTTATAAACGGTTAGAATTAGAGCGATTGATAAgagaatttcaaaataaattagGCAAGAATTGGGAAAAGTATCATGAGACTTTgagtttgtttttgataGGGAAATTGTCGCGTGTTGAGTTGATATCAACGATAACACCAATATTAAAGGGgaagaatttattaaaatatcatAACAAGTTGctattgttgaattttgCCAATAGTTTAAAAGACAACTCGTCagatttatcaaatgaGTTTGCCGGTTTCTGGAATAAGAAAGCGGGCAAAGTTACTAAAAGtaaaaacaatcaatttgaaagGTTCAAATCGGTGATCATGGGATTACCAGTAAAAGAACGTAAGAGAATAATTGACATATCTCGAGATAGTGGTAAAAAGGGTAAAATTGCCACCGATATTATATTGACTAGACACGCTATTTTACCCAAGATTCCCATGATTCAGGATAAagagcaacaacaattacaagTCAATAATTTGGTCCAATGGCAGCAGGATGTGTTGAATGGGATAAATACACCAATTGCAACTGAAAATTACGAAATTCCCGATTATGATAATTTGTCAAGAATGGtgttaatgataatgagaGAACATGGACTAACTGGAGGATTGAACTCCGGGGTGATGGAAGTGATACTATTGGGTTTGGAATCTCATTTAAagaatattattgaaacgGCCATTGATGTTGCTAAATATCGGATGAACAAGTATACCAATGATAATTATATCCCTTATGTGAAATCCAATGGAGAAGCTAATAACACTACCGGTAATGACGATGGATTACCATCAAGTAAAGATATCACTTTGTGTATTGAAGATTTGCATGACACATTAGAAATGTATCCTCATTTAGTTGAATCGTCGGGTCCTAAATTGAGATTATCTAACGTTATGCTTGAGAATGATGACATGATTGGTGATGGATTAGATTATGACTTGCCACCAATAAATCAGGAGTACTTTGCAAAAGAGCGTCATACAACTACTTCTAATAATGCATCCACAGGGGCTACCAATACAAGTAATAACACAAATAGCACAAGTGGTGCTACTGGTGGTGCAACTAATTCTACATCAAAACACAAAACAGATTCGACTGCGGTATCAGAAAAGACAGACACAAACCAACCTTTGCAAACCCCTGCTTCAACACCTTCACAagcaccagcaccagcaccagcacAAACACAAACACAAGTAtcagcaccagcaccagcTTCTACACCAATTCTAAGACCAGATGCTCATATTGGGACCACTGATGAACTAAAATGGGTATTACATGATTTAGTGTCAACTATGTAA
- a CDS encoding nitrosoguanidine resistance protein, putative (Similar to S. cerevisiae SNG1), whose amino-acid sequence MSHNDSNSNSNPSSNPISNHMSKPSDIGRSSNDSGSEESIQHFTLTQLEPRDNEEDVEMGEPISRQSTFLERVQSRYSFFHENLRAQRKELSMKYLTIYLVMAIGCLGVFSIYWGSMYQRETRIKNLKMLVVLEDEEIDGIPPLFGNQLRDLLATPTAKTIGDWKIYNTSEFETIASQHNNTVNEEVIRQIHHQHYWASIYVKQNSSYNIYNALANGNQYNVSDSVYCYYETGRHLTSVGPYVVASIDSIQTMWLDQNSVMRDLVRIGNITLDNENSVAVATTALAFQIIDMRPSTSGVLVAALQIGLLYLVIVSFFSFNFFVDIHRSVALMVKQRNFLLYRVFASIMSYFVISLMFGLVTLAFQVDFAVTFGKSGFLVYWMVTFLTMWSVGLANELAAMLILTVYPPMVGFWLIFWVIINITPTFTPIALLPEFYRYGYAMPLHNAFEIYSVIFFNTYKGLIGRSIGIIIAWVVFLTLMAPIVVVYFGSTMSKKAAAAAAATAAKKEKSK is encoded by the coding sequence ATGTCTCACAATGATTCAAATCTGAATTCAAACCCCAGTTCAAATCCAATCTCTAATCATATGTCAAAGCCATCTGATATAGGCAGGTCAAGCAACGACAGTGGGTCCGAAGAATCAATACAACATTTCACATTAACTCAACTCGAACCACGGGATAATGAAGAGGATGTGGAAATGGGTGAGCCAATATCCCGTCAATCCACATTTCTTGAAAGAGTGCAATCTCGATACTCATTCTTCCATGAGAATTTGCGAGctcaaagaaaagaattgtCCATGAAGTACCTTACAATTTATCTAGTAATGGCCATTGGTTGCTTAGGGGTCTTTTCCATATATTGGGGTTCAATGTATCAACGAGAAACTCGAAttaaaaacttgaaaatgTTGGTGGTTttagaagatgaagaaattgatggcATCCCTCCGCTTTTTGGCAATCAGCTTCGCGATTTATTAGCTACCCCAACTGCCAAAACCATTGGTGATTGGAAAATATATAACACAAGCGAATTTGAAACTATTGCGTCACAACACAACAACACTGTAAATGAAGAGGTCATTCgtcaaattcatcatcagcaTTATTGGGCGTCAATATATGTCAAGCAGAATTCATCCtacaatatatataacgCATTGGCCAATGGCAACCAGTACAATGTCAGTGATTCTgtatattgttattatgaAACTGGGAGACATCTAACTAGTGTTGGCCCGTATGTGGTGGCATCTATAGattcaattcaaacaatGTGGTTGGATCAAAACCTGGTGATGAGAGACCTTGTGCGAATTGGCAATATAACCCTTGACAATGAAAACTCAGTTGCCGTGGCCACTACGGCCTTGGCctttcaaataattgatatgaGACCATCTACTAGTGGAGTGTTAGTTGCGGCTTTACAAATTGGTCTTCTTTATCTTGTTATTGTTAgttttttcagtttcaatttttttgttgatatacACCGATCAGTGGCACTAATGGTGAAGCAAAGAAACTTTTTACTTTATCGGGTTTTTGCATCGATCATGTCGTATTTTGTTATCAGTTTAATGTTTGGCTTGGTTACCTTGGCATTTCAAGTTGATTTTGCTGTTACCTTTGGTAAGTCGGGCTTCCTAGTTTACTGGATGGTAACTTTTTTAACTATGTGGAGTGTTGGATTGGCGAATGAGTTGGCCGCTATGCTCATATTAACTGTCTATCCTCCAATGGTCGGATTTTGGTTGATATTCTGGGtgattataaatattaCTCCCACATTTACACCAATTGCTTTATTGCCTGAATTCTATCGCTATGGTTATGCCATGCCATTACATAATGCTTTTGAAATCTATtctgttatttttttcaacacctATAAGGGATTAATAGGGAGAAGCATTGGGATTATAATTGCCTGGGTGGTGTTTCTAACATTAATGGCACCAATAGTGGTAGTCTACTTTGGTAGCACTATGAGCAAGAAAGCTGCTGCTGCCGCTGCTGCCACTGCTGctaaaaaggaaaagtcaaaataa
- a CDS encoding mitochondrial protein involved in cell wall biogenesis, putative (Similar to S. cerevisiae ECM18): MGVFGRGTASRISIRSIYLRNTTNFVVPENYKPNRSLLKQLPWKAGLDIWWKSLSPNRLSDLQKELVEFMLPSHLQENQRIIKEFKKTTIDDKGNYINEVGFKIINNEEKPTKHLVFIHGYGASLGCFARNFQIINKFKDNEYNYHVHFLDNLTFGLSSNPKVNNGTINYWRIPAPATVKLIDKIPTDSKKLYRKYYKLIEGYQLDPENFEQYTSYFTPILKDMEKFYCRAIDNWRKNNGIESIDYLVGHSFGGYWCGSYSVKFPDNVKNLVLVSPVGIERHVQAVTNTDPISNRIMAPTLNPTSYNFLSRLPILSKKQLLSWYYKLPHLPRLLPFLGPWGVQLYFKMWMGKLYKINKLIDKHGGPQEIFTNSNDLVYGSKKELRLIIEYLYNSITNGSNSDIYSRYLLTPATTSKWPLYDKFYETVKQDPGRLKFKVHIMYGQFDFMNSEAGEKLANLLNENKVEARYYEISEGGHNLYIDNPFDTNQKIFEIVVEDATKANNCN; the protein is encoded by the coding sequence ATGGGCGTATTTGGAAGAGGAACAGCAAGTAGGATATCCATTCgatcaatttatttgagAAACACGAccaattttgttgttcctGAAAATTATAAACCAAATAGGTCGTTGCTCAAGCAGTTGCCATGGAAAGCAGGGCTTGATATCTGGTGGAAGTCCTTGTCTCCAAATAGACTTTCTGATTTGCAGAAAGAGTTAGTGGAATTTATGCTTCCCTCTCATTTGCAAGAAAACCAGAGAATAATCAAAGAGTtcaaaaaaacaactaTCGATGACAAGGGCAATTATATCAATGAAGTTGGATTCaagattatcaacaatgaagaaaaaccaacaaaGCATCTTGTTTTTATCCATGGTTATGGTGCTTCTTTGGGTTGTTTTGCACggaattttcaaataatcaacaagTTCAAAGATAACGAATACAACTATCATGTTCATTTCTTAGATAATTTGACATTTGGATTGTCATCAAATCCCAAAGTGAATAATGGTACCATAAATTACTGGCGTATTCCTGCTCCTGCCACTGTGAAGctaattgataaaatccCAACCGACTCAAAAAAGTTGTACCGGAAGTACTACAAATTAATTGAGGGATACCAATTGGATCCAGAAAATTTTGAACAATACACAAGTTATTTTACTCcaattttaaaagataTGGAGAAATTTTATTGCCGAGCGATAGATAATTGGCGAAAAAATAATGGAATAGAAAGTATTGACTATTTGGTTGGTCATTCATTTGGAGGGTACTGGTGTGGGAGCTATTCAGTGAAATTCCCTGATAATGTAAAAAATCTAGTCTTGGTATCACCAGTCGGTATAGAGAGACACGTTCAGGCTGTCACAAATACCGacccaatttcaaatagAATTATGGCGCCGACGCTCAATCCCACTCTGTACAATTTCTTAAGCCGCCTTCCTATCCTATCGAAAAAACAACTTCTCAGTTGGTATTATAAGCTTCCACATTTGCCTAGATTGTTACCATTTTTGGGGCCTTGGGGGgttcaattatatttcaaaatgTGGATGGGGAAgttatataaaataaacaaacttATTGATAAACATGGAGGCCCTCAAGAAATTTTTACTAACAGCAATGATTTAGTTTATGGTAGCAAAAAAGAACTCCGACTTATTATTGAGTATCTCTACAATTCTATTACCAACGGATCAAACAGCGACATTTACAGCAGATATTTATTAACTCCTGCAACAACAAGCAAATGGCCGTTGTATGATAAATTCTACGAAACTGTGAAACAAGACCCTGGACGATTAAAGTTCAAAGTTCATATAATGTATGGgcaatttgattttatgaATTCAGAAGCTGGTGAAAAATTGGCgaatttgttgaatgaGAATAAAGTTGAGGCTAGATATTACGAAATCAGCGAAGGTGGTCACAATCTTTACATTGACAATCCCTTTGATActaatcaaaaaatatttgaaattgttgtgGAAGATGCTACCAAAGCTAACAATTGTAACTGA
- a CDS encoding protein stb6 homologue, putative (Similar to S. cerevisiae STB6) — MSSPLNSPYSRFNQGLINNSKSSNQLVYGDSSSRNVSVDSNILRANMGSYSNPNDFITYIIPDFDAVRYFQKDFQSLNEFHICEESEASGFEIYLVEQWMNDRNISSVVTTFTGNESSKISVIRFTILKKPAKYYPLRFQEYLNELIQNHSRMKRIEKEKATYQHSRTNSNSEMLTLSKLSSTSIPKRENANDYTSEVCFVANLTSLPSNLNLIPVPGGDSRRVSTAFMINSNLKKLQCTGRSVSMITSKISDASDDKFRQMYKIQSTKVPIVFAVKELVNIVQTCLFYFDLLDAKYCDGLLCTKTEEAISNWWNLIGLPHFSVKPNPANGILPSRTVAAIISLILSVRMRIQLVGSSDVPKDPFDFENFMIAIGQFQRQYKLDKTRKLDMETLNKLFTVTNARLLPQKNTNYFYSQVSAASDLDPRNFDIISQSGNPKGLNSTPQKRRYGKELKKLTNVMKSSVSDRINAASVRDIDDMSNPSKASSGRIRNKIAKLADTVSPLDVETLDLELLVKKHLHGKTLIRLFYGTQNSHTFLSVEKSTDMPNKGHRHNLANTHNSHLAFPKRRGRTMVEGGSTSQYEFESLRDRIAQTQELLMVNDPSRYSRGLSRMKLGLQSKKNLLANGDKNSMLLAPGNNYYNSPIQTASLVDSFLQISNDDASGVESVCSNPNSINRKRINSISDFKHPIASFKHTLNRRNSFPYLENQHEQNLNTLVIAKNQSSIDCEEIDFLKRKRSVSFSCVEDAVLLGKVQNISSMAKFSESFLDSIRVLMKYENLKSYYLEGEKKQNHVTNSQLNKSYQLMNLELIKMKNLRNQMDAHQSRIMEGGLEEELNYSVKTLNTTIDRLVYETRIVAKRIDELEQDFKLYEMKLNDECKSKLTEIIDKVLHSKKFKEVFTSPEERKQIAYKLTGDENYIELDDEKESTIGFLRMIVMFFYGIISSIFRFFHFNRDNMNLERIRQAWVILDPNRSIIKHAYSYIGREPSKDSIASAESK; from the coding sequence ATGTCATCTCCATTAAATTCACCGTATAGTAGATTCAACCAAGGCttaatcaacaattctAAACTGTCAAATCAATTAGTGTATGGTGACTCTTCTTCTCGCAATGTGTCAGTTGATTCGAATATACTACGGGCAAATATGGGGAGTTATTCCAATCCCAACGATTTTATTACATACATAATACCCGATTTTGATGCCGTAAGgtattttcaaaaagatttccaatcattaaatgaatttcaTATATGTGAAGAATCAGAAGCATCTGGGTTTGAAATATATCTCGTGGAGCAGTGGATGAATGATCGTAATATCAGTTCAGTGGTAACCACTTTCACGGGTAATGAATCGTCAAAAATATCAGTAATCAGGTTTACGATTCTAAAAAAGCCAGCAAAATATTACCCTTTGAGATTTCAAGAgtatttaaatgaattgataCAGAATCACTCAAGAATGAAAAGAatagagaaagaaaaagccACTTATCAACACAGCCGAACCAACAGCAACAGTGAAATGTTGACTCTATCAAAGCTATCGAGTACACTGATCCCAAAGAGAGAAAATGCAAATGATTACACTAGCGAAGTATGTTTTGTTGCAAATTTAACTTCGTTGCCATCAAATTTGAACCTTATTCCTGTACCAGGGGGAGACTCGCGTAGAGTGAGTACAGCATTTATGATTAATTCtaacttgaaaaaattgcaaTGTACCGGTAGATCGGTTTCGATGATTACCAGCAAAATATCAGATGCATCCGATGATAAATTTCGACAAATGTACAAAATACAAAGTACAAAAGTCCCAATAGTATTTGCGGTGAAAGAGTTGGTAAATATTGTTCAGACTTgcttattttattttgatttattagatgCAAAGTATTGTGACGGGTTGCTTTGTACAAAGACTGAAGAAGCGATCTCAAATTGGTGGAACTTGATTGGGCTACCACATTTCAGTGTCAAACCAAACCCTGCAAATGGAATTTTACCGTCAAGAACAGTAGCTGCCATAATTAGTTTGATACTCAGTGTTAGAATGAGAATACAATTAGTTGGTAGTTCTGATGTTCCAAAAGACCCATTTGACTTTGAAAACTTTATGATTGCCATTGGACAGTTTCAAAGACAATATAAGTTAGATAAAACTAGAAAGCTAGATATGGAAACATTGAACAAGTTGTTTACTGTGACAAATGCCAGATTATTGCCACAAAAAAACactaattatttttattctcAAGTATCTGCTGCGTCTGATCTTGATCCCCGGAATTTTGATATCATATCGCAATCGGGTAACCCAAAGGGGCTAAATTCCACTCCGCAAAAGAGGAGGTATGGAAAAGAGCTCAAAAAGTTAACTAATGTCATGAAATCATCAGTTCTGGATCGTATTAATGCTGCTAGTGTTAGAGACATAGATGATATGCTGAACCCATCAAAGGCGTCATCCGGAAGAATAAGGAACAAAATTGCCAAGTTGGCAGATACTGTTAGCCCATTAGACGTGGAAACATTAGATTTGGAACTCTTGGTGAAAAAGCATTTGCATGGAAAAACGTTGATTCGATTGTTTTATGGAACTCAAAACAGTCACACGTTTTTGTCAGTGGAAAAATCCACTGATATGCCAAATAAGGGACATCGCCACAACTTGGCAAATACTCATAATTCTCATCTCGCATTTCCAAAACGACGTGGGAGAACAATGGTTGAAGGTGGGAGTACCCTGCAGTatgaatttgaaagttTGAGAGACAGAATAGCGCAAACTCAAGAGCTATTAATGGTCAATGATCCTTCAAGATACTCTCGTGGGTTGAGCAGAATGAAACTTGGGTTACAGAGCAAGAAGAACTTGTTGGCTAATGGAGATAAGAATAGTATGTTGTTAGCACCTGGtaacaattattacaattcGCCTATACAAACAGCTTCTTTAGTGGATTCGTTTTTGCAGATTAGTAATGACGATGCCTCGGGTGTTGAAAGTGTATGCTCAAACCCCAATTCAATTAACAGGAAGCGTATAAACAGTATATCTGATTTCAAGCATCCTATTGCGAGCTTTAAACATACTTTGAATAGACGGAACTCGTTTCCATATTTGGAAAACCAGCATGAACAAAACTTGAACACTTTAGTGATTgcaaaaaatcaatcaagtATCGACtgtgaagaaattgattttttgaaacgGAAAAGAAGTGTCAGCTTTTCTTGTGTTGAGGATGCTGTGTTGTTAGGAAAAGTGCAAAATATTAGTTCCATGGCGAAGTTTTCTGAATCATTTCTTGATAGTATCAGGgtattaatgaaatatgAAAACTTGAAGTCTTATTACCTTGAAGGTGAGAAGAAGCAAAACCATGTTACAAATCTGCAATTAAATAAGCTGTATCAGCTAATGAATTTGGAATTaataaagatgaagaacTTACGAAACCAAATGGATGCACACCAAAGCAGAATTATGGAAGGAGGCCTCGAAGAAGAGCTCAACTACAGTGTGAAAACATTAAATACCACAATTGACCGATTGGTTTatgaaacaagaattgTCGCCAAAAGAATAGATGAATTGGAACAGGATTTTAAACTATAcgaaatgaaattgaacgATGAATGTAAATCTAAACTAACAGAAATCATAGATAAAGTACTTCATCTGAAAAAATTCAAGGAAGTGTTCACTAGCCCTGAAGAGCGAAAGCAAATTGCCTACAAATTGACTGGAGACGAGaattatattgaattgGACGACGAAAAAGAATCTACTATTGGGTTTTTAAGAATGATAGTCATGTTCTTTTATGGGATTATTCTGTCCATTTTCCGCTTTTTCCACTTCAATCGAGATAACATGAACCTAGAGAGAATAAGACAGGCATGGGTTATATTGGATCCCAACAGATCAATCATTAAACATGCTTATTCGTATATTGGAAGAGAGCCTTCCAAAGATAGTATTGCTTCAGCCGAGTCTAAGTAG
- a CDS encoding plasma membrane t-SNARE, putative (Similar to S. cerevisiae SSO2;~In S. cerevisiae: involved in fusion of secretory vesicles at the plasma membrane): MDKSYDDLSAISTLVSSLSQNLNDSEEYITQLQTLSKDLVSKDQYEQLSKESGDDLIKSNSVANGDDEMAIIRKLEEERLSLIMDIQREDFISSKLIELIDQNHEIIESVKEYLEARESIKEEKAASFKRQLEILVSDVVLPISAQLDANMTELSARMKTVARKLVRIQLRAKENPSLLMSENYLKEFNELVQCFYSLCKEYKTT; the protein is encoded by the coding sequence ATGGACAAGTCATACGATGACTTGCTGGCGATTTCAACATTAGTGCTGTCACTTAGtcaaaatttgaatgaCTCAGAAGAATATATAACGCAACTACAAACTTTATCAAAAGACTTAGTATCAAAAGACCAATACGAACAACTATCAAAAGAATCTGgtgatgatttaattaagTCCAATAGTGTTGCTAATGGAGATGATGAAATGGCAATTATACGTAAATTGGAAGAGGAAAGATTATCTTTGATTATGGATATACAACGAGAGGATTTTATTTCATCCAAgttgattgaattgattgatcaAAACCACgaaataattgaatcagTTAAGGAATACCTAGAGGCTAGAGAATCAataaaagaagagaaagCGGCTTCCTTCAAGAGGCAACTAGAAATTCTTGTAAGTGATGTTGTACTACCTATTTCGGCCCAGCTAGATGCAAACATGACCGAATTGCTGGCGAGAATGAAGACAGTTGCTCGGAAGCTTGTCAGAATACAACTCAGAGCCAAAGAAAATCCCAGTTTATTGATGTcagaaaattatttaaaggAATTTAATGAGTTAGTCCAATGCTTTTATTCGCTATGTAAAGAATACAAAACTACTTAG